The Nitrogeniibacter aestuarii genome has a window encoding:
- a CDS encoding nitrate regulatory protein, with the protein MDLSVSSIVLVAKQQEIAELKRLESRAQLVGDIGHLIHYLQSERGASSLFLASGGKRFGDVRAGLMASAVKRETHLRQSFRTQLEEGHRSGAKLYSLMAWVLLGLDHLPALRAQVDAQQLTPDAAVAAYSRLIGGLSSLIFEVAETTIDPSISRSLVALFNFVQGKELAGQERAVGAAIFASGKNDRTHQKQLGELISAQERNFQVFCEFADETSVAMWHEIHAASYLLTIERMRRVLISTESQLDPDLSDTWFASCSDRLAAMWSLQCIQVDRLKNECARLIADAERNLLDVEGLLRDLKDSPPPDAGLANRFFDPNIPIDQALRFTPREGNAPVIERSIIDVLQAQSERIAKMESELDHARRALQERKLIERAKGVLMARFEMTEEAAYKMLQKTSMDQNRRLADVAEAVLALPAFFTPQPSNVRPELQ; encoded by the coding sequence ATGGACCTGTCCGTTTCCAGCATTGTGCTGGTCGCCAAGCAGCAGGAGATCGCTGAACTCAAGCGCCTTGAATCGCGCGCCCAGCTCGTCGGCGATATCGGCCACCTGATTCACTATCTGCAAAGCGAGCGTGGCGCATCCAGCCTGTTCCTGGCCTCGGGCGGCAAACGATTCGGTGATGTCCGCGCAGGCTTGATGGCATCGGCCGTCAAGCGCGAAACACATCTTCGCCAGAGCTTCCGGACCCAGCTCGAAGAAGGCCATCGCAGCGGAGCAAAACTGTATTCGCTGATGGCCTGGGTCCTCCTCGGGCTTGACCACCTGCCCGCGCTGCGCGCCCAGGTCGACGCCCAGCAGCTCACACCGGACGCCGCCGTGGCCGCCTACAGCCGGCTCATCGGCGGGCTCTCGTCGCTGATCTTCGAAGTAGCCGAAACCACCATCGACCCCAGCATCTCGCGCTCGCTGGTGGCCCTCTTTAACTTCGTTCAGGGCAAGGAGCTGGCCGGTCAGGAGCGCGCCGTGGGCGCGGCCATTTTCGCCTCGGGCAAGAACGACAGGACCCACCAGAAACAGCTGGGCGAACTCATCAGTGCGCAGGAGCGCAACTTCCAGGTGTTCTGCGAGTTCGCCGACGAGACCTCGGTGGCCATGTGGCACGAGATCCATGCCGCGTCCTATCTGCTGACCATCGAGCGGATGCGCCGGGTACTGATCAGCACCGAGTCTCAGCTCGATCCCGACCTGAGCGACACCTGGTTCGCCAGCTGTTCCGACCGCCTCGCCGCCATGTGGTCCCTGCAGTGCATTCAGGTCGATCGGCTCAAGAACGAGTGTGCCCGCCTGATCGCCGATGCCGAGCGCAACCTGCTCGACGTCGAAGGTCTGTTGCGCGACCTCAAGGACAGCCCGCCGCCCGATGCCGGCCTGGCCAACCGCTTTTTCGATCCGAACATCCCCATCGACCAGGCATTGCGCTTCACCCCGCGCGAAGGCAACGCCCCCGTGATCGAGCGCTCCATCATCGACGTGCTGCAGGCCCAGTCCGAGCGCATCGCCAAGATGGAATCCGAACTCGATCATGCCCGCCGCGCCCTGCAGGAGCGCAAGCTCATCGAGCGCGCCAAGGGCGTGCTCATGGCCCGCTTCGAGATGACCGAGGAAGCGGCCTACAAAATGCTGCAGAAAACCTCCATGGACCAGAACCGCCGCCTGGCCGACGTGGCCGAGGCAGTGCTGGCCCTGCCCGCCTTCTTCACCCCTCAGCCCTCCAACGTGCGGCCGGAGCTGCAGTAA
- a CDS encoding mechanosensitive ion channel family protein: MEEELPLELGKVEALIDTSSHPWVTTLVVVALVIVAMGMIHVALHFALTRVTRPVPLMHALVNGTRGPMRWTLIAAGLTALFNVSPDDLVAIEEVRHGALLLLIGGLTWVAVAAVRSVGAGVLDNYGDGNGRGEYHARRVQTQTRVLVRILGFLIGLVGVAGMLMTFPGVRQIGASMMASAGVAGLVIGFAARPVLSNLLAGLQIALTQPIRIGDVVIVENEWGWIEQIFSTYVVVRVWDERRLVVPLNYFIETPFQNWTRDSSQLIGGVHWWVDYRMPLQPMRDELKRLCETAPEWDGRAQLIQVVDASDRAIQLRALVSAPDAPKAWDLRCRVREGMVDFIQREYPQFLPQIRSDLVGAERTTAVLDH, encoded by the coding sequence ATGGAAGAAGAACTGCCGCTGGAACTGGGCAAGGTCGAAGCCCTGATCGACACCTCGTCGCATCCCTGGGTCACCACGCTGGTGGTGGTGGCGCTGGTGATCGTCGCGATGGGGATGATTCATGTCGCACTGCACTTCGCGCTCACACGGGTGACGCGACCCGTGCCGCTGATGCACGCCCTGGTCAACGGCACACGCGGCCCCATGCGCTGGACGCTCATCGCGGCCGGGCTCACGGCCTTGTTCAATGTGTCGCCGGATGACCTGGTGGCCATCGAGGAGGTGCGCCACGGGGCCTTGCTGCTACTCATCGGCGGACTGACCTGGGTGGCGGTGGCGGCCGTGCGCAGCGTGGGAGCCGGTGTGCTCGACAACTACGGTGACGGCAACGGTCGCGGGGAATATCACGCGCGCCGTGTGCAGACGCAGACGCGGGTGCTGGTGAGGATTCTCGGGTTTCTGATCGGGCTGGTGGGCGTGGCCGGCATGCTGATGACCTTTCCCGGTGTGCGCCAGATCGGCGCCAGCATGATGGCCTCGGCCGGGGTCGCGGGGCTGGTGATCGGTTTTGCCGCCCGGCCGGTGCTGTCGAACCTGCTGGCCGGCCTGCAGATTGCGCTCACGCAGCCGATCCGCATCGGTGATGTGGTGATCGTGGAAAACGAGTGGGGCTGGATCGAGCAGATCTTTTCCACCTACGTGGTGGTGCGCGTGTGGGACGAGCGCCGCCTGGTGGTGCCGCTCAACTACTTCATCGAAACCCCGTTCCAGAACTGGACGCGCGACAGCTCGCAGCTCATTGGCGGTGTGCACTGGTGGGTGGATTACCGCATGCCGCTGCAGCCCATGCGCGACGAGCTCAAGCGCCTGTGCGAGACGGCCCCCGAATGGGATGGGCGGGCGCAGCTGATTCAGGTGGTCGACGCCAGCGACCGGGCCATTCAGCTACGCGCCCTGGTGAGCGCGCCCGACGCCCCCAAAGCCTGGGATCTGCGCTGCCGGGTGCGCGAGGGCATGGTCGACTTCATCCAGCGGGAGTATCCGCAGTTCCTGCCGCAGATCCGTAGCGACCTCGTTGGTGCGGAGCGCACCACGGCAGTGCTTGATCACTGA
- a CDS encoding APC family permease: MSEHAHDQQYEKNSLSLGGAVAMGTGVMIGAGIFALTGQVAELAGVWFPLAFLAAAVVAGFSAYSYVKMANAYPSAGGIAMFLRKAYGRSVMTGACALLMYFSMVINESLVARTFGTYALELFDVGKPEWLVVTLAVGLLVVALLVNILSNSVIERLSYLTAFLKIGGIAVFAVGGLWAAGLSVGSLTAQGSGATPGSFLGATALALLAFKGFTTITNSGGEITDPHRNVGRAIIIALLICLALYLLVSVAVGANLSIDAIIQARDYALAEAARPAFGDAGLWFTVVFAIIATVSGVIASVFAVSRMLAMLTDMELVPHRHFGMPGDIQKHTLVYTVVFAIVLTLFFDLSRIAALGAIFYIIMDMAIHWGILRHVRDDIDAARWVLITALVLDAVLLVALIAVKASDDRVVIYAAVAGLAIIFAGERLFLRHHPGED; encoded by the coding sequence ATGAGCGAGCATGCCCACGATCAGCAATACGAAAAGAACAGCCTGAGCCTCGGTGGCGCTGTCGCCATGGGCACCGGCGTCATGATCGGCGCCGGCATATTCGCGCTCACCGGGCAGGTGGCTGAACTTGCCGGCGTGTGGTTTCCACTGGCCTTCCTCGCCGCGGCCGTGGTCGCCGGATTCAGCGCCTACTCCTACGTGAAGATGGCCAACGCCTACCCCTCGGCGGGCGGCATCGCCATGTTTCTCAGGAAGGCCTATGGGCGCAGCGTCATGACCGGCGCCTGCGCCCTGCTCATGTACTTTTCCATGGTCATCAACGAGTCGCTGGTGGCCCGAACTTTCGGCACCTACGCACTGGAGCTCTTCGACGTGGGCAAGCCCGAATGGCTGGTGGTCACCCTGGCCGTCGGCCTGCTGGTGGTGGCCCTTCTGGTCAACATCCTGAGCAACAGCGTGATTGAGCGCCTGTCGTATCTGACCGCGTTTCTCAAGATCGGCGGTATCGCGGTCTTCGCCGTGGGCGGGCTGTGGGCCGCAGGGCTGTCCGTGGGCAGTCTGACCGCTCAGGGCAGTGGAGCAACCCCCGGCAGTTTCCTGGGTGCCACCGCGCTGGCCCTGCTGGCGTTCAAGGGATTCACCACCATCACCAACAGCGGCGGTGAAATCACCGACCCGCACCGAAACGTGGGACGGGCCATCATCATTGCCCTGCTCATCTGTCTGGCGCTCTATCTGCTGGTGAGCGTCGCCGTGGGTGCCAATCTGAGCATCGACGCGATCATCCAGGCGCGAGACTACGCGCTGGCCGAAGCCGCACGACCCGCCTTCGGCGACGCCGGACTGTGGTTCACCGTCGTATTCGCCATCATCGCCACCGTCTCGGGCGTCATCGCCAGCGTATTTGCCGTCTCGAGGATGCTGGCCATGCTCACGGACATGGAACTGGTGCCGCACCGCCATTTCGGCATGCCGGGCGATATCCAGAAGCACACCCTGGTCTACACCGTGGTGTTTGCCATCGTGCTGACCCTCTTCTTCGACCTGAGCCGCATCGCCGCGCTGGGGGCGATCTTCTACATCATCATGGACATGGCCATCCACTGGGGCATCCTCCGTCACGTCCGGGACGACATCGACGCGGCCCGCTGGGTCTTGATCACTGCGCTCGTCCTCGACGCCGTGCTTCTGGTGGCACTGATCGCCGTCAAGGCCAGCGACGACAGGGTCGTCATTTACGCGGCCGTCGCCGGACTGGCGATCATTTTTGCCGGCGAGCGCCTGTTCCTGCGCCATCACCCCGGCGAGGACTAG
- a CDS encoding ferritin-like domain-containing protein — protein MASEGYHEPIEELSDETRDMHRAIVSLMEELEAVDWYQQRVDACKDPDLKAILEHNRDEEKEHAAMVLEWIRRRDKKFDHELKDWLFTDKSLSHGDGHDH, from the coding sequence ATGGCAAGTGAGGGCTATCACGAACCGATCGAGGAGCTGAGCGACGAGACCCGCGACATGCACCGGGCCATCGTATCTTTGATGGAAGAGCTTGAAGCCGTCGATTGGTATCAACAGCGCGTGGACGCCTGTAAAGACCCGGATCTGAAGGCCATCCTGGAGCACAACCGTGACGAAGAGAAAGAACACGCCGCGATGGTGCTCGAATGGATCCGCCGCCGCGACAAGAAGTTCGACCACGAACTGAAAGACTGGCTGTTCACCGACAAGTCGCTCAGCCACGGCGACGGTCACGACCATTGA
- a CDS encoding ribonuclease HI family protein: MGALSAVLPPQPAVAPAEAVSLWRLWIDGTAAPNPGALGMGVVLEAPDGSTRRESLRGRHGCSNAAELHALIHGLALARDAGITALTIFSDSDFVVRHVGGEHQTRSERLRELVLDARKALHAFEHAELFWIPRHRNSEADTLARGALGLAPKPANRPISRKRRP; encoded by the coding sequence ATGGGAGCGCTGAGCGCGGTGCTCCCGCCGCAACCGGCCGTGGCTCCTGCCGAGGCAGTCTCCCTGTGGCGGTTGTGGATCGATGGCACTGCAGCGCCCAACCCGGGCGCGCTCGGGATGGGCGTGGTGCTTGAAGCACCGGACGGCAGCACTCGCCGCGAGTCACTGCGCGGGCGTCACGGATGCAGCAACGCGGCGGAACTTCACGCACTGATCCATGGACTTGCGCTCGCGCGCGACGCCGGGATCACCGCCCTGACGATCTTCAGCGACAGCGACTTCGTCGTCCGACATGTTGGCGGCGAACACCAGACGCGCTCGGAAAGGCTTCGGGAGCTGGTGCTCGATGCCAGAAAAGCACTGCACGCCTTCGAGCACGCTGAACTTTTCTGGATCCCGCGTCACCGCAACAGCGAGGCAGACACACTGGCCCGAGGGGCGCTCGGCCTGGCGCCCAAGCCGGCGAACCGGCCGATTTCGCGAAAGCGCCGGCCTTAG
- a CDS encoding PilZ domain-containing protein: MTSARDDRRTSRRIPLGCDALIQPPNQTQRYEAACLEISPGGLTLETDYVPRISEVLDVLVHQPDGGIERPPLHVRVEVKRCHRTEEGKYQLGAQIIQVMK, from the coding sequence ATGACCTCTGCTCGCGATGACCGCCGCACCTCCCGGCGCATTCCGCTCGGCTGTGACGCCCTGATCCAGCCGCCCAACCAGACCCAGCGCTACGAGGCGGCCTGTCTTGAGATCAGCCCGGGTGGGCTGACGCTCGAAACCGATTACGTGCCGCGTATCTCGGAAGTGCTCGATGTGCTGGTGCATCAGCCCGATGGCGGCATCGAGCGCCCGCCGCTGCATGTGCGGGTCGAGGTCAAGCGTTGCCATCGCACCGAGGAAGGCAAGTACCAGCTTGGCGCTCAGATCATTCAGGTCATGAAGTAG
- a CDS encoding ABC transporter ATP-binding protein, whose translation MNALPVKKEEAVLSSPELRTVAPTAPAFLEVKNLSKSYGSGANETCVLKDINLSIREGEFVAIVGFSGSGKTTLISLIAGLIEADGGEVVLKGKKVTEPGPDRGVVFQNYSLMPWMTVRQNVALAVDQIFPDLSAAERKGRVEKYIDMVSLSHAVDRRPAELSGGMRQRVNVARALSASPEILLLDEPLSALDALTRANLQDEILEIWNKEKKTVILITNDVDEGLIMADRIIPLNPGPGATFGPEFVIDLPRPRDRTAMNHDPEFKRLRKEVTEYLMRVGAEQAAEAGDVVAKPNILPNTSSEYIGGINKDLRPGSASAADATELPHYDRYVEFSKVCKVYPTKKGPLTVVEDFDLRIRKGEFISVIGHSGCGKSTVLSMVAGLNPISSGAALLDNREVDGAGPDRGIVFQAPSLIPWLSAYDNVALGVEQVYPHATRQERHDIVMHFLARIGLADAVHKKAAELSNGMKQRVGIARAFALSPKLLLLDEPFGMLDSLTRWDLQEVLMDVWSREQLTAMVITHDVDEAILLADRVVMMTNGPNAKVGKILEVDLPRPRTRKMLLEHPDYYRLREELLTFLEECDNH comes from the coding sequence ATGAATGCATTACCCGTGAAAAAGGAAGAAGCCGTGCTCAGCTCGCCCGAGCTGCGCACGGTGGCGCCCACGGCGCCGGCCTTCCTGGAAGTGAAGAACCTGTCCAAGAGCTACGGCAGCGGCGCCAATGAAACCTGCGTGCTCAAGGACATCAATCTCAGCATCCGCGAGGGCGAGTTTGTCGCCATCGTGGGTTTCTCCGGCAGTGGCAAGACCACGCTCATTTCGCTGATCGCCGGCCTCATCGAGGCCGACGGGGGCGAGGTGGTGCTCAAGGGCAAGAAGGTCACCGAGCCCGGGCCCGACCGCGGCGTGGTGTTCCAGAACTACTCGCTGATGCCGTGGATGACCGTGCGCCAGAACGTGGCGCTGGCCGTGGATCAGATCTTCCCCGACCTGTCTGCCGCTGAGCGCAAGGGCCGCGTCGAGAAGTACATCGACATGGTCAGCCTGTCGCACGCGGTCGATCGCCGTCCGGCAGAGCTCTCCGGCGGCATGCGCCAGCGGGTGAACGTGGCGCGCGCCCTGTCGGCCAGCCCCGAGATCCTGCTGCTCGATGAGCCGCTCTCGGCGCTCGACGCCCTGACCCGGGCCAATCTCCAGGACGAGATCCTGGAGATCTGGAACAAGGAGAAGAAGACCGTCATCCTCATCACCAACGATGTGGATGAGGGCCTGATCATGGCCGACCGCATCATCCCGCTCAACCCGGGCCCCGGCGCCACCTTCGGCCCCGAGTTCGTCATCGATCTGCCGCGTCCGCGCGACCGTACTGCGATGAACCACGATCCGGAGTTCAAGCGCCTGCGCAAGGAAGTGACCGAGTACCTGATGCGCGTCGGTGCCGAGCAGGCCGCCGAGGCCGGCGACGTGGTGGCCAAGCCGAACATCCTGCCGAACACGAGCAGTGAATACATCGGCGGGATCAACAAGGATCTGCGGCCGGGTTCGGCCAGCGCGGCCGATGCGACCGAGCTGCCGCACTACGACCGCTACGTGGAGTTCTCCAAGGTCTGCAAGGTCTATCCGACCAAGAAAGGCCCGCTCACCGTGGTGGAAGACTTCGACCTGCGCATCCGCAAGGGCGAATTCATCTCCGTGATCGGCCATTCCGGTTGCGGCAAATCCACCGTGCTGTCGATGGTGGCCGGTCTCAACCCGATCTCCAGTGGCGCAGCGCTGCTCGACAACCGGGAAGTGGATGGCGCCGGTCCGGACCGGGGCATCGTGTTTCAGGCCCCCAGCCTGATTCCCTGGCTGTCGGCCTACGACAATGTGGCGCTGGGTGTGGAGCAGGTCTATCCGCACGCCACCCGGCAGGAACGCCACGATATCGTCATGCACTTCCTGGCGCGGATCGGACTGGCCGATGCCGTGCACAAGAAGGCGGCCGAGCTGTCCAACGGCATGAAGCAGCGTGTGGGTATCGCCCGTGCGTTTGCCCTGTCGCCCAAGCTGCTGCTGCTCGACGAGCCCTTCGGCATGCTCGACTCGCTGACCCGCTGGGATCTGCAGGAAGTGCTGATGGACGTGTGGAGCCGCGAACAGCTCACCGCCATGGTGATCACCCACGACGTGGACGAGGCCATTCTGCTGGCCGATCGCGTGGTGATGATGACCAATGGCCCCAACGCCAAGGTCGGCAAGATCCTCGAAGTGGATCTGCCGCGCCCGCGCACCCGCAAGATGCTGCTCGAGCATCCGGACTACTACCGCTTGCGTGAAGAGTTGCTCACCTTCCTCGAGGAATGTGACAACCACTGA
- a CDS encoding ABC transporter permease — MLNATANFLNKTGLTWFVPFVRLVQGDDPSAQIKNILMMIGVPIIAMALFLGVWHVAASGVQTSLGAIPGPAQVWEEAIGLIDEHHAEREKAVAFYERQEKRNAAILERNPQAEVSIRPYTGKPTYFDQIVTSLYTVFTGFAIGTLIAVPLGILCGLSKMVQTAVNPLIQIFRPVSPLAWLPIVTLVVSAVYVSADPMFSKSFIVSAITVTLCSLWPTLINTAVGVASIDKDLINVAKVLRLSWWTKVTKIVLPSSLKLIFTGLRLSLGVGWMVLIAAEMLAQNPGLGKFVWDEFQNGSSHSLGRIMVAVFTIGFVGFLLDRIMHTLQLLVSFGENEQ; from the coding sequence ATGCTGAACGCAACCGCAAACTTCCTGAACAAGACCGGGCTGACCTGGTTTGTTCCTTTCGTTCGACTGGTGCAGGGCGATGACCCCAGCGCGCAGATCAAGAACATTCTCATGATGATCGGCGTGCCGATCATCGCCATGGCTTTGTTCCTCGGCGTGTGGCATGTGGCCGCCTCGGGCGTGCAGACCTCCCTGGGCGCGATTCCCGGTCCGGCGCAGGTGTGGGAAGAGGCCATCGGCCTGATCGATGAGCATCACGCCGAACGCGAGAAGGCCGTGGCCTTCTACGAGCGTCAGGAAAAGCGCAACGCCGCCATCCTGGAGCGCAACCCCCAGGCCGAGGTGAGCATTCGTCCCTATACCGGCAAGCCGACCTATTTCGACCAGATCGTGACCAGCCTCTACACGGTGTTCACCGGCTTTGCGATCGGTACCCTGATCGCCGTGCCGCTGGGCATTCTGTGCGGCCTGTCCAAGATGGTGCAGACCGCGGTCAACCCGCTCATCCAGATCTTCCGCCCGGTCTCGCCGCTGGCCTGGCTGCCGATCGTGACCCTGGTGGTCAGCGCGGTGTATGTGTCTGCCGACCCGATGTTTTCAAAGAGCTTCATCGTCTCGGCCATCACCGTGACCCTGTGTTCCCTGTGGCCGACCCTGATCAACACCGCGGTGGGTGTGGCCTCCATCGACAAGGACCTGATCAACGTGGCCAAGGTGCTGCGCCTGTCCTGGTGGACCAAGGTCACCAAGATCGTGCTGCCGTCCTCGCTCAAGCTGATCTTCACCGGTCTGCGCCTGTCCCTCGGGGTGGGCTGGATGGTGCTGATCGCCGCCGAGATGCTGGCGCAGAACCCGGGCCTGGGCAAGTTCGTCTGGGACGAGTTCCAGAACGGTTCCTCCCACTCGCTGGGCCGCATCATGGTGGCGGTGTTCACCATCGGTTTCGTGGGCTTCCTGCTCGACCGCATCATGCACACGCTGCAATTGCTCGTGAGCTTTGGTGAAAACGAGCAGTAA
- a CDS encoding CmpA/NrtA family ABC transporter substrate-binding protein has protein sequence MTHQVQKPSHSAIKSAIRGIVASTLIAVGAMNAAHALPEDVEKPDLKFGFIKLTDMAPLAVAYEKGYFEEEGLYVTLEAQANWKVLLDRVISGELDGAHMLAGQPLGATIGYGTKAHVITAFSMDLNGNGITVSNEVMEKLKKKLPLQPDGKPVHPIQAKYLKEVVDDYKKEGKPFKMGMVFPVSTHNYELRYYLASGGMNPGYYAPKKGDTAGTISADVLLSVTPPPQMPATMEAGTIYGYCVGEPWNQQAVFKGIGAPIITDYEIQTNNPEKVFGVTKEWNDKYPNTHKAVVKAMIRAAYWLDADNNKNRKEAAKMISASNYVGADYKVIANSMTGTFEYEKGDVRQVPDFNVFFRYNATYPYYSDAIWYLTQMRRWGQIAEFKPDSWYMETAKSVYRPDIYAEAAKELIAEGKMKASDFPDFATETGFKPAQDDFLDGIVYDGSKPNAYIDSFKIGLKGKDEIK, from the coding sequence ATGACGCATCAAGTGCAAAAGCCCTCCCATTCCGCCATCAAGAGCGCCATCCGTGGCATCGTGGCGTCCACGCTCATCGCGGTCGGTGCCATGAACGCCGCCCACGCATTGCCCGAGGACGTGGAAAAGCCGGACCTGAAGTTCGGCTTCATCAAACTGACCGACATGGCCCCGCTGGCCGTGGCTTACGAGAAGGGCTACTTCGAGGAAGAAGGCCTGTACGTGACCCTGGAGGCGCAAGCCAACTGGAAGGTGCTGCTCGACCGCGTCATTTCCGGTGAGCTCGACGGCGCGCACATGCTGGCCGGCCAGCCGCTGGGTGCCACCATCGGCTACGGCACCAAGGCCCACGTGATCACCGCCTTCTCCATGGATCTCAACGGCAACGGCATCACCGTGTCCAACGAGGTCATGGAAAAGCTCAAGAAGAAGCTGCCCCTTCAGCCGGACGGCAAACCGGTGCATCCGATTCAGGCCAAATACCTGAAAGAAGTGGTCGACGACTACAAGAAGGAAGGCAAGCCCTTCAAGATGGGCATGGTGTTCCCGGTCTCGACCCACAACTACGAGCTGCGCTACTACCTGGCCTCGGGTGGCATGAACCCGGGCTACTACGCGCCGAAGAAGGGCGATACCGCCGGCACCATCAGCGCCGACGTGCTGCTCTCCGTGACCCCGCCGCCGCAGATGCCGGCGACCATGGAAGCCGGCACCATCTATGGCTACTGCGTGGGCGAGCCGTGGAACCAGCAGGCCGTGTTCAAGGGCATTGGCGCACCGATCATCACCGACTACGAAATCCAGACGAACAATCCGGAGAAAGTTTTCGGTGTGACCAAAGAGTGGAACGACAAGTATCCCAACACCCACAAGGCCGTGGTCAAGGCCATGATTCGCGCCGCTTACTGGCTGGATGCGGACAACAACAAGAACCGGAAGGAAGCGGCCAAGATGATTTCCGCTTCCAACTATGTGGGCGCCGACTACAAGGTCATCGCCAACTCCATGACCGGCACCTTCGAGTACGAGAAGGGTGACGTGCGTCAGGTGCCTGACTTCAACGTGTTCTTCCGCTACAACGCGACCTACCCGTACTACTCCGATGCCATCTGGTACCTCACCCAGATGCGTCGCTGGGGCCAGATCGCCGAGTTCAAGCCCGATAGCTGGTACATGGAAACCGCCAAGAGCGTGTATCGCCCGGACATCTACGCCGAAGCCGCGAAAGAGCTGATCGCCGAAGGCAAGATGAAGGCGTCCGACTTCCCTGATTTCGCCACCGAAACCGGCTTCAAGCCGGCCCAGGACGACTTCCTCGACGGGATTGTCTATGACGGCTCCAAGCCGAACGCCTACATCGACAGCTTCAAGATCGGCCTGAAGGGCAAAGACGAGATCAAGTAA
- a CDS encoding SpoIIE family protein phosphatase, giving the protein MTVLIADDTSANRNMMQLFLKKLGLESICAVDGRDAVEAFEREKPDIVLMDLMMPEMDGFEATRRIRAAQFGEWTPIVIMSALNADADIVSGLDAGADDYLVKPISFTVFAAKMRTMQRLLAMERGQRELLGRVQAISNAVIDGIITTDERGIIQSANPAAHQMFGYGAGELVGQNVRILTPSPHRENHDRYLENYANGGAKNIIGTVRELAGVRANGESFPLELGVTELIIDDRKVFIGVLRDISERVRVRKEREQHAEHLQRFHDEQHREQELARQIMASQINAEAMLDPRIHYTVMPAQNFSGDLVVAAASPSGRLYAMLADATGHGLSAAVSVQPVLPVFYALVAQDVSLARLVSEINDLLNQSLPVGRFVGAAIMSIEPAGGAADVWVGGVPAVLVVGENGRVRMRVPSKQLPLGVIESTREGCEPERIKLSSGEQVVLYSDGVTEAIGADGHEFGLLRLEEVLASAPRDQRVTAAKEALADHLAGISAHDDMSLLMVDTDALQSATRAIDPVI; this is encoded by the coding sequence ATGACCGTTCTGATCGCGGACGACACCTCCGCGAACCGGAACATGATGCAGTTGTTCCTGAAAAAACTCGGGCTCGAGTCGATCTGCGCGGTCGACGGCCGCGACGCGGTCGAAGCCTTCGAGCGGGAAAAGCCCGACATCGTGCTCATGGATCTGATGATGCCGGAAATGGATGGCTTCGAAGCCACCCGCCGGATTCGAGCCGCCCAGTTCGGTGAGTGGACGCCCATCGTCATCATGTCGGCGCTCAACGCCGATGCCGATATTGTCTCCGGGCTGGATGCCGGTGCGGACGACTATCTGGTCAAACCGATTTCCTTTACCGTGTTCGCGGCCAAGATGCGCACCATGCAGCGGCTGCTTGCCATGGAGCGCGGGCAGCGCGAACTGCTGGGGCGGGTGCAGGCGATTTCCAATGCGGTGATCGACGGCATCATCACGACGGACGAGCGGGGGATCATCCAGTCCGCCAACCCGGCGGCGCACCAGATGTTCGGCTACGGCGCGGGCGAACTGGTGGGCCAGAACGTGCGCATCCTCACGCCGAGCCCGCACCGGGAGAACCACGACCGCTATCTTGAGAACTATGCCAATGGCGGTGCAAAGAACATCATCGGTACCGTTCGCGAACTGGCCGGTGTGCGGGCCAATGGAGAATCGTTTCCGCTTGAGTTGGGTGTGACCGAGCTGATCATTGATGATCGCAAGGTGTTCATCGGGGTGCTGCGCGACATCAGCGAGCGGGTGCGGGTGCGCAAAGAGCGCGAACAGCATGCGGAGCACCTGCAGCGGTTTCATGACGAACAGCACCGGGAGCAGGAGCTGGCCCGCCAGATCATGGCCAGCCAGATCAATGCCGAGGCCATGCTCGATCCGCGCATTCACTACACGGTGATGCCTGCGCAGAACTTTTCGGGTGATCTGGTGGTGGCGGCCGCGTCGCCCAGTGGCCGCCTCTATGCCATGCTGGCCGATGCCACCGGGCATGGCCTGTCTGCCGCCGTGAGCGTTCAACCGGTGTTACCGGTGTTCTACGCACTGGTGGCCCAGGATGTGTCGCTGGCCCGGCTGGTGAGCGAGATCAATGATCTGCTGAACCAGTCACTGCCCGTGGGGCGCTTTGTCGGCGCCGCCATCATGAGTATCGAACCGGCCGGTGGTGCCGCGGATGTGTGGGTAGGGGGTGTCCCGGCGGTGCTGGTGGTGGGCGAGAACGGCCGGGTGCGCATGCGCGTGCCGTCCAAGCAATTGCCGCTGGGGGTCATCGAGAGTACGCGCGAGGGCTGCGAGCCCGAGCGTATCAAGCTGTCGAGCGGCGAGCAGGTGGTCCTGTATTCCGACGGTGTCACGGAGGCCATTGGTGCCGATGGGCATGAATTCGGTCTGCTGCGCCTGGAAGAGGTGCTGGCCAGTGCGCCCCGCGATCAGCGCGTGACCGCCGCCAAGGAGGCGCTCGCTGACCATCTGGCGGGCATATCGGCCCATGACGACATGTCCTTGCTCATGGTCGACACCGACGCGTTGCAATCGGCGACCCGCGCCATCGATCCCGTGATCTGA